A single window of Zea mays cultivar B73 chromosome 10, Zm-B73-REFERENCE-NAM-5.0, whole genome shotgun sequence DNA harbors:
- the LOC103641692 gene encoding protein LURP-one-related 6 isoform X3 yields the protein MDKSVPVVSKIFCSGAPTMLMIRRRPAVVNGGGFVVTDLSHSIVFIVDGCGTLGSKGELMVKDGEGEPILSISKKGGIVQALSTRNRWNGYSMDYQGKNKLVFSLTDPKSCTAQDRDCTIVDCTRKIVAQMGKKGLMGGKDFYHVEVQSGYDQAFIIGVMAILDSIHGESTRC from the exons ATGGACAAGAGCGTTCCTGTAGTTAGCAAGATCTTTTGCTCAGGAGCTCCAACAATGCTGATGATAAGGAGGAGACCTGCTGTGGTGAACGGTGGCGGTTTTGTTGTTACTGACCTCAGCCATAGCATTGTGTTCATCGTAGATGGTTGTGGAACACTTGGATCCAAGGGAGAGCTTATGGTCAAAGATGGTGAAGGAGAACCAATACTATCCATCTCTAAAAAG GGAGGAATTGTCCAGGCGCTAAGCACAAGGAACAGATGGAATGGGTACTCCATGGATTACCAAGGAAAAAACAAGCTGGTTTTTAGCCTAACTGATCCGAAATCATGCACAGCACAAG ATAGAGACTGTACGATAGTTGATTGCACCAGAAAAATAGTAGCCCAG ATGGGTAAGAAAGGGCTGATGGGAGGCAAGGACTTCTACCATGTGGAAGTACAGTCAGGATATGACCAAGCTTTCATCATTGGGGTGATGGCAATTCTTGACAGCATACATGGAGAATCCACTAGATGCTGA
- the LOC103641692 gene encoding protein LURP-one-related 6 isoform X1, whose translation MDKSVPVVSKIFCSGAPTMLMIRRRPAVVNGGGFVVTDLSHSIVFIVDGCGTLGSKGELMVKDGEGEPILSISKKGGIVQALSTRNRWNGYSMDYQGKNKLVFSLTDPKSCTAQGAPVRVHVEPKRQCKKWDFEIGGSFADRDCTIVDCTRKIVAQMGKKGLMGGKDFYHVEVQSGYDQAFIIGVMAILDSIHGESTRC comes from the exons ATGGACAAGAGCGTTCCTGTAGTTAGCAAGATCTTTTGCTCAGGAGCTCCAACAATGCTGATGATAAGGAGGAGACCTGCTGTGGTGAACGGTGGCGGTTTTGTTGTTACTGACCTCAGCCATAGCATTGTGTTCATCGTAGATGGTTGTGGAACACTTGGATCCAAGGGAGAGCTTATGGTCAAAGATGGTGAAGGAGAACCAATACTATCCATCTCTAAAAAG GGAGGAATTGTCCAGGCGCTAAGCACAAGGAACAGATGGAATGGGTACTCCATGGATTACCAAGGAAAAAACAAGCTGGTTTTTAGCCTAACTGATCCGAAATCATGCACAGCACAAGGTGCGCCGGTTAGAGTTCATGTTGAACCCAAGAGGCAATGTAAAAAGTGGGATTTCGAAATTGGTGGATCTTTTGCAGATAGAGACTGTACGATAGTTGATTGCACCAGAAAAATAGTAGCCCAG ATGGGTAAGAAAGGGCTGATGGGAGGCAAGGACTTCTACCATGTGGAAGTACAGTCAGGATATGACCAAGCTTTCATCATTGGGGTGATGGCAATTCTTGACAGCATACATGGAGAATCCACTAGATGCTGA
- the LOC103641692 gene encoding protein LURP-one-related 6 isoform X2, with amino-acid sequence MDKSVPVVSKIFCSGAPTMLMIRRRPAVVNGGGFVVTDLSHSIVFIVDGCGTLGSKGELMVKDGEGEPILSISKKGGIVQALSTRNRWNGYSMDYQGKNKLVFSLTDPKSCTAQGAPVRVHVEPKRQCKKWDFEIGGSFADRDCTIVDCTRKIVAQIKGIHKLIQQVMVTRSYPMRAENNVYI; translated from the exons ATGGACAAGAGCGTTCCTGTAGTTAGCAAGATCTTTTGCTCAGGAGCTCCAACAATGCTGATGATAAGGAGGAGACCTGCTGTGGTGAACGGTGGCGGTTTTGTTGTTACTGACCTCAGCCATAGCATTGTGTTCATCGTAGATGGTTGTGGAACACTTGGATCCAAGGGAGAGCTTATGGTCAAAGATGGTGAAGGAGAACCAATACTATCCATCTCTAAAAAG GGAGGAATTGTCCAGGCGCTAAGCACAAGGAACAGATGGAATGGGTACTCCATGGATTACCAAGGAAAAAACAAGCTGGTTTTTAGCCTAACTGATCCGAAATCATGCACAGCACAAGGTGCGCCGGTTAGAGTTCATGTTGAACCCAAGAGGCAATGTAAAAAGTGGGATTTCGAAATTGGTGGATCTTTTGCAGATAGAGACTGTACGATAGTTGATTGCACCAGAAAAATAGTAGCCCAG ATTAAAGGCATACATAAGCTGATCCAGCAGGTCATGGTAACCAGGAGTTATCCCATGAGAGCAGAAAATAATGTCTACATCTAG